A window from Bacillota bacterium encodes these proteins:
- a CDS encoding Cof-type HAD-IIB family hydrolase, whose amino-acid sequence MNRIKLIAADLDDTLLDPGLNITPRVKEAVKGALERKVSVVIATGRMFCAALPFARELSLETPLITYQGALVKDRAGRVYFYQPVPLELAQDVITHLAPTGFHIQAYVDDTLCMPRLSPEGERYARLSGVIPRIVGDLLRYLNVPPTKVLMVAPEEEIDKLLPGLLKRYAGRLHVSKSKPHFLEFSHPEATKGEALKRLATAFDLKREEIMAVGDSYNDIPMLDFAGTAVVVGNAREEIKSHATYVTAPNSEDGVAAAIEKLVLGKVEDRR is encoded by the coding sequence ATGAACAGGATAAAGCTGATTGCGGCGGACCTGGATGATACCTTGCTCGATCCCGGGCTTAACATTACCCCGCGGGTAAAAGAGGCGGTAAAAGGGGCTTTGGAACGGAAGGTGAGTGTCGTTATCGCTACCGGCCGGATGTTTTGCGCCGCGCTTCCTTTTGCCCGGGAGCTTTCTCTCGAAACTCCCCTTATCACCTACCAGGGAGCGCTGGTAAAGGACCGGGCAGGAAGGGTGTATTTCTATCAACCGGTGCCGCTCGAGCTTGCGCAAGACGTAATCACGCATCTTGCCCCGACCGGTTTCCACATCCAGGCTTACGTTGACGACACCCTTTGCATGCCGCGGCTTTCGCCTGAAGGGGAACGGTACGCCCGGCTTTCCGGGGTTATCCCACGGATTGTAGGGGACTTGCTGCGTTACTTGAATGTGCCACCGACGAAAGTACTGATGGTGGCGCCGGAAGAAGAAATCGACAAGCTTCTGCCGGGGCTTTTGAAGCGCTACGCAGGTCGTTTGCATGTGAGCAAATCAAAGCCTCATTTCCTGGAGTTCTCACACCCCGAGGCCACAAAGGGTGAGGCTCTGAAAAGGCTGGCGACCGCGTTCGATCTTAAACGGGAAGAAATAATGGCTGTCGGCGACAGTTACAACGACATTCCGATGCTTGATTTTGCCGGAACGGCGGTGGTTGTGGGAAACGCCCGAGAGGAGATAAAATCCCACGCCACTTACGTCACCGCGCCTAACAGCGAGGATGGAGTGGCGGCGGCCATTGAGAAACTTGTTTTAGGGAAGGTAGAAGATAGAAGGTAG
- the whiA gene encoding DNA-binding protein WhiA translates to MSVKGVVIMGVSSFSGAAKGDLVRVIGERPCCILSELAGLARVAARAVKGTGDGVDIRTENPAVARKVYRLAQAVFDLPVTIVTREQRRFRKTKLFLVRIHGEPNKIMVKVGIADRFGHPLPGIRRMLLQRECCRRSYLRGLFLGAGWVSNSGEGYHLEFISPSAVCAQDIIDLLNRFGLKARSAAKKNGYVVYLKESAAISHCLKLMGAAGALLDLENARIFREIKNRVNRLVNCETANLNKTVEASLRRKEEIELIIAHIGLEGIPDELRELARLRLIHPEITLTELGELLYPPLTKSCVNHRLRRLSAIARRIKKDKGVLTHNVTPDSKSKKRFPRGRKKIWRKTTIQGR, encoded by the coding sequence ATGTCGGTGAAAGGCGTTGTGATAATGGGCGTTTCGTCTTTTTCCGGGGCTGCCAAAGGGGATCTGGTACGGGTCATCGGGGAGCGGCCATGCTGTATTCTGAGTGAGCTTGCCGGATTGGCCAGGGTCGCCGCGCGCGCGGTAAAAGGTACCGGTGACGGGGTCGATATCCGCACCGAGAACCCTGCGGTCGCCAGAAAGGTATACAGGTTGGCGCAGGCCGTGTTCGATCTCCCCGTCACGATCGTTACGCGGGAACAAAGACGGTTTCGAAAAACGAAACTCTTCCTTGTCCGGATTCACGGGGAACCCAATAAAATCATGGTTAAAGTAGGTATTGCCGACCGTTTTGGACATCCCCTTCCAGGTATTCGACGTATGCTGTTGCAGAGAGAATGTTGCCGCCGGTCATATCTCCGGGGGCTTTTTCTTGGCGCAGGCTGGGTCAGCAACAGCGGCGAGGGGTATCACCTCGAATTCATATCCCCGTCAGCGGTTTGCGCCCAGGATATAATAGACCTGCTGAACCGGTTTGGATTAAAAGCACGCTCTGCCGCAAAGAAGAACGGTTATGTGGTTTATCTCAAGGAAAGCGCCGCGATAAGCCATTGTCTTAAGCTGATGGGAGCTGCCGGCGCGCTTTTGGATCTGGAAAACGCCCGCATTTTTCGGGAAATAAAGAACAGGGTCAACCGTCTGGTGAACTGCGAAACCGCCAACCTCAACAAGACCGTTGAGGCATCGCTGCGGCGCAAGGAAGAAATAGAACTTATTATTGCGCACATAGGGCTGGAGGGAATACCGGATGAACTAAGGGAACTCGCACGCTTAAGGCTGATTCATCCGGAAATCACCCTGACGGAACTGGGCGAACTGCTGTATCCTCCGCTAACAAAATCCTGTGTTAATCACCGCTTACGTAGACTATCCGCTATTGCCCGGCGTATAAAAAAGGATAAGGGTGTTTTAACCCACAACGTAACACCCGACTCAAAGTCCAAAAAACGGTTTCCCCGCGGGCGCAAGAAGATTTGGCGGAAAACAACCATACAAGGAAGATAA
- a CDS encoding amylo-alpha-1,6-glucosidase, whose product MRFGIEAWRTFERGCEREWLVTNGIGGYASGTIIGANTRRYHGLLVAALKPPARRFLLLAGLDERIESAGVYYNLATNHTAGGVTESGYVHLQRVVIDPFPEFTYCFGNILLRKLIFMPYGVNATVILYRIYNGGSAARITLAPMVNCRGHHGNSFKGEIGFRQEPVSGGVTVHGGAGSPPLILQSSKGKFYASPDWFYGMHYPAEAERGLNPWEDHFLPGRFDVTLPAEKETVFTVTAAAGEGLDPASAGALLSKEKERFQKLEKDTGLNDPFALDLARAADAFIVKRAATGSATVVAGYPWFTDWGRDAMIALPGLCLITGRYTEAREILTLFGSHLRGGLLPNLFPEGGGEPLYNTVDAALWYFQAVHKYFEYTADEDFVLKKMLPVLTGILNHYAEGTHFGIRMDSDGLIQAGDPGIQLTWMDAKVGGWVVTPRHGKAVEINALWYNAVCIIENLYRHFGLAFPFTGLSDRVRSGFNAFWCPDGYLYDVLRSDGSDPAIRPNQIFAVSLPYSPLEPERARAVVHLVEQELYTPYGLRSLSTGDPAYKGRYTGDVKSRDAAYHQGTVWSWLLGPFVTAYRKVHGQSVASRERARAFIAPFIDHIGDHGVGYVSEIFDGDAPHWPRGCFAQAWGVAEILRAYVEDVLEADKGKNKKRQRQ is encoded by the coding sequence GTGCGTTTTGGTATAGAGGCGTGGAGAACCTTCGAACGGGGATGCGAGCGTGAGTGGCTGGTCACCAACGGGATCGGCGGTTACGCTTCCGGCACCATTATCGGGGCTAATACGAGAAGGTATCACGGACTCTTGGTTGCGGCCTTGAAACCTCCGGCGAGACGCTTTCTTCTCCTGGCCGGGCTTGACGAAAGAATAGAGAGCGCAGGAGTTTATTACAACCTGGCGACAAACCACACCGCGGGCGGGGTGACGGAAAGCGGTTATGTCCACCTGCAGAGGGTGGTCATCGACCCCTTTCCGGAATTCACCTATTGCTTCGGAAATATCCTCCTACGGAAGCTTATTTTTATGCCCTACGGCGTAAACGCCACTGTTATCCTTTACCGGATATACAACGGCGGCTCGGCGGCCCGTATCACCCTTGCGCCGATGGTCAACTGCCGCGGTCATCACGGAAACAGCTTCAAAGGCGAGATCGGTTTCCGCCAGGAGCCGGTTTCCGGGGGTGTAACGGTGCACGGCGGTGCAGGGTCGCCGCCCTTGATACTGCAGAGCAGCAAGGGGAAGTTTTATGCCTCACCAGACTGGTTTTACGGCATGCATTACCCCGCGGAGGCCGAGCGGGGGCTTAACCCCTGGGAGGACCATTTCCTGCCGGGACGGTTCGATGTGACGCTGCCGGCGGAGAAGGAGACCGTTTTCACGGTGACGGCTGCGGCGGGCGAGGGTCTCGATCCGGCCTCGGCCGGGGCGCTTCTTTCGAAGGAGAAAGAAAGATTTCAAAAGCTTGAAAAAGACACCGGCCTTAACGACCCGTTCGCCTTGGACCTGGCACGGGCGGCGGACGCTTTTATCGTTAAACGGGCCGCCACCGGTTCCGCGACCGTGGTTGCCGGCTACCCGTGGTTCACCGACTGGGGTCGCGACGCCATGATCGCTTTACCCGGTCTTTGCCTGATAACCGGCCGGTATACTGAAGCCCGGGAGATACTTACCCTGTTCGGTTCACACCTCAGGGGCGGACTTCTACCGAACCTGTTCCCGGAAGGCGGCGGGGAGCCGCTTTATAACACGGTGGATGCCGCGCTCTGGTACTTCCAGGCCGTCCATAAGTATTTTGAGTACACTGCGGACGAGGATTTTGTTTTGAAGAAAATGCTTCCGGTGCTGACCGGGATCCTGAACCACTATGCGGAAGGAACGCATTTTGGGATTCGGATGGATAGCGACGGCCTCATTCAGGCCGGTGATCCCGGTATACAGCTCACCTGGATGGACGCAAAGGTGGGCGGCTGGGTCGTCACGCCCCGGCACGGCAAAGCGGTCGAGATAAACGCCCTCTGGTATAACGCCGTCTGCATCATTGAAAACCTGTATCGTCATTTCGGGCTCGCTTTCCCTTTTACCGGGCTTAGCGACCGGGTTCGAAGCGGCTTTAACGCCTTCTGGTGTCCGGATGGCTACCTTTACGATGTCCTGCGCAGCGACGGCAGCGACCCCGCTATCCGTCCCAACCAGATTTTCGCCGTGAGCCTCCCGTATTCCCCGCTCGAACCGGAGCGGGCCCGGGCTGTGGTGCACCTTGTCGAGCAGGAACTCTACACCCCTTACGGTCTGCGTTCCCTTTCCACAGGAGATCCGGCTTATAAAGGCCGCTATACGGGGGATGTTAAAAGCCGGGATGCCGCATACCACCAGGGGACGGTTTGGAGCTGGCTCCTGGGACCCTTTGTTACCGCTTACCGGAAGGTCCATGGTCAGTCCGTGGCCAGCCGGGAAAGGGCGCGCGCTTTTATTGCGCCTTTTATAGATCATATCGGCGATCACGGGGTGGGTTACGTGTCGGAAATCTTTGACGGGGACGCGCCTCATTGGCCCAGGGGTTGCTTCGCCCAGGCCTGGGGCGTGGCGGAGATCCTCCGGGCGTACGTGGAGGACGTTCTGGAGGCCGATAAAGGGAAGAATAAAAAAAGGCAGCGGCAATAG
- a CDS encoding ROK family protein, whose product MGNYVVGVDLGGTKIYTALATLDGKIRAELKVPTLAREGYEAVLNRIAETVTEVQRSAGVSGGLLRVGIGAPGPLNTETGVVYMAPNLGWHNAPLKASLEEIIKVPVFVDNDANLAAWGEFVYGAGRESNDLVYVTVSTGIGGGLVLGGRLYRGAGYGAGEIGHITVLPDGPLCQCGNRGCLEALASGTAVAREAKNLIAQGQGRAILAAAGGVIETVTAETVSLAAYRGDGEALGLFNTAGGWLGIGVGVVLNLLNPAVVVLGGGMMKSASLFWGTLEEETRSRAFSSAWEAAQVVTAELGGRAGVFGAVAYALKPG is encoded by the coding sequence TTGGGCAATTACGTGGTGGGGGTGGATCTCGGCGGGACAAAAATATACACGGCTCTGGCCACGCTTGACGGCAAGATACGGGCGGAATTGAAAGTCCCCACCCTTGCCCGGGAGGGCTATGAGGCTGTTCTCAACCGCATTGCGGAAACGGTAACGGAGGTACAGCGGTCGGCAGGGGTATCGGGAGGTCTTCTCCGAGTTGGGATCGGCGCCCCCGGACCTCTCAACACGGAAACGGGCGTTGTATACATGGCGCCTAACCTAGGGTGGCACAATGCGCCGCTCAAGGCTTCCCTGGAAGAGATTATAAAGGTTCCGGTTTTTGTCGATAATGACGCCAATCTGGCGGCATGGGGTGAGTTCGTTTACGGCGCGGGAAGAGAGAGCAACGACCTGGTTTACGTAACGGTCAGCACCGGGATCGGCGGTGGTCTGGTTCTGGGGGGGCGGCTTTACCGCGGAGCGGGTTACGGCGCCGGTGAAATCGGCCATATCACCGTCCTGCCCGACGGGCCTTTGTGTCAGTGCGGGAACAGGGGTTGTCTTGAGGCGCTCGCTTCGGGGACGGCGGTGGCCCGGGAGGCTAAAAACCTTATCGCCCAAGGGCAGGGACGGGCTATCCTCGCCGCGGCGGGCGGAGTGATTGAGACCGTGACTGCGGAAACCGTGAGCCTGGCGGCTTATCGGGGTGACGGCGAGGCGCTCGGTCTTTTCAACACAGCAGGCGGTTGGTTGGGGATCGGTGTAGGGGTTGTTTTAAACCTGCTTAACCCGGCCGTTGTTGTTCTCGGCGGTGGTATGATGAAAAGCGCATCCCTTTTCTGGGGGACTCTGGAGGAAGAAACGAGAAGCCGTGCCTTTTCAAGCGCGTGGGAGGCGGCGCAGGTAGTAACCGCCGAACTGGGTGGAAGGGCGGGTGTTTTCGGCGCCGTCGCCTATGCCCTTAAACCAGGATAA
- the rapZ gene encoding RNase adapter RapZ yields the protein MPSSRLVILTGLSGAGKSQAVRCLEDIGFFCVDNLPPSLIPTFADLCARAAAPIQRIALVVDVRGGELFDAVFKVLAGLDQDGFPYEIVFLEASDETLVRRFKESRRPHPLGGELLDSIREERMRLQELRGRAHKVIDTTELPVQQLKEQLTNLFGSGEDLRRFRITVLSFGYKFGIPLDADLVIDVRFLPNPHYIARLRPLTGDDPGVREFVFASAITVEFLTKFINLVDFLIPLYIKEGKTMLTVAVGCTGGRHRSVAIADRLDEILSAKEYQVTVRHRDVQREVNQ from the coding sequence ATGCCGAGTTCCCGGCTGGTAATATTGACAGGGCTTTCGGGTGCGGGCAAGTCGCAGGCGGTGCGGTGTCTGGAGGACATCGGCTTTTTCTGCGTTGACAATCTGCCTCCCTCCTTGATCCCGACCTTTGCGGACCTGTGCGCGAGGGCGGCGGCGCCCATCCAGCGTATCGCCCTGGTCGTGGACGTACGTGGCGGTGAGCTCTTCGACGCGGTTTTCAAGGTGCTTGCGGGTCTGGACCAGGATGGGTTTCCGTACGAGATCGTTTTTTTGGAGGCTTCCGACGAAACACTGGTGCGGCGTTTTAAGGAATCCCGCCGCCCTCATCCGCTGGGCGGCGAACTGCTGGACTCGATAAGGGAAGAACGGATGCGGCTGCAGGAACTTAGGGGGCGGGCGCACAAAGTCATCGACACCACGGAGCTTCCGGTCCAGCAGCTTAAGGAACAACTGACCAACCTGTTCGGAAGCGGAGAGGATCTCCGCCGTTTCCGGATAACCGTTCTATCTTTCGGATATAAGTTCGGCATTCCGCTGGACGCCGACCTGGTAATCGACGTACGTTTTCTGCCCAATCCCCACTATATCGCACGCTTACGGCCGCTTACCGGGGATGACCCGGGCGTAAGGGAATTCGTTTTCGCCTCTGCGATAACCGTTGAATTTCTGACCAAATTCATCAACCTGGTGGACTTCCTGATCCCGTTATATATCAAAGAGGGGAAGACGATGCTGACCGTGGCCGTGGGTTGCACCGGTGGACGTCACCGGTCGGTGGCGATCGCAGACAGACTGGACGAGATTCTTTCGGCAAAGGAGTACCAGGTAACGGTGCGCCACCGGGACGTGCAGCGGGAAGTCAATCAGTAG
- the uvrC gene encoding excinuclease ABC subunit UvrC codes for MDQKLIMTVDADGGVDIRLEHPLAEKAKKLPEQPGVYLFHDAAGEVIYVGKAVSLKNRVRSYFQSGRHAKVLAMLDKAFELTFIVTENEVEALVLESNLIKRHRPRYNIILKDDKSYPYIKVTLDEEYPRVLFSRRRLKDGARYFGPFTWAGAVYETLRYTRTVFPFRSCKKMVPERSRPCLNYHIKRCPGPCTGQVDPRVYRQGISNLCMLLEGRYKPVMRQLKKEMETAAAGLDFEKAAVLRDRLKALEAILVRQRVVSGKNEYQDVIALGRSGESAVAAVLQVRSGRLVGQDLFTLAGAAGRSDNEVTAGFLKQYYSGVATSIPREVILPADPGDEGAVLTAYLRGKAGKTVVLTVPRRGRKKELLELARKNAALGLEEKDPQELPKEDALIGLVKFLGLKELPRRIEGYDASCLQGTAPVAVMVVFQDGKPQKNGYRRFAAGPTGKPDDYGVLREALKRRLDRAREEQSAVEEGILSQKSAKFLPLPDLLLVDGGAGQAAVAQEVLLSFDFTGIPVLGLAKENEWLYRPGRAAPIMIPRDSAALMLLQRVRDEAHRFAIGYHRKRRGRSLRSVLEEIEGIGPVRRRELLRLFPSLEALKTADTDALCKVPGMNRRAADAVKRYFQDAVQDGVKEKN; via the coding sequence ATGGACCAGAAGCTGATTATGACGGTTGACGCTGACGGTGGGGTAGATATCAGATTGGAGCATCCCTTAGCGGAAAAGGCGAAAAAGCTTCCGGAGCAGCCCGGGGTTTACCTTTTTCACGACGCGGCCGGCGAGGTGATCTATGTAGGAAAAGCCGTGTCCCTGAAAAACCGGGTACGTTCCTATTTTCAGAGCGGCCGTCACGCCAAGGTTCTGGCGATGCTGGATAAGGCCTTCGAACTCACCTTCATCGTTACCGAAAACGAGGTGGAGGCGCTGGTGCTTGAATCCAACCTGATCAAGCGCCACCGGCCCCGCTACAACATAATCCTGAAGGACGACAAAAGTTACCCTTACATTAAGGTCACCCTTGATGAAGAATACCCGCGGGTACTTTTTTCCCGGAGGCGGCTCAAAGACGGCGCGCGTTATTTCGGTCCCTTTACGTGGGCCGGCGCGGTATACGAGACGCTGCGGTACACCCGGACCGTTTTCCCGTTCCGTTCGTGTAAAAAGATGGTGCCGGAGCGCAGCCGTCCCTGTCTGAATTACCACATTAAGCGCTGTCCGGGGCCGTGTACCGGTCAGGTAGATCCCCGTGTCTACCGGCAGGGTATAAGTAACCTGTGTATGTTACTCGAAGGACGGTATAAGCCGGTAATGAGACAACTTAAAAAAGAGATGGAGACGGCGGCGGCAGGCCTGGACTTCGAAAAGGCGGCCGTGCTTCGCGACCGGCTGAAGGCTTTGGAGGCAATTCTTGTTCGACAGCGTGTGGTTTCCGGAAAAAACGAGTATCAGGACGTGATAGCGCTCGGCCGCTCGGGCGAGAGCGCGGTTGCGGCGGTGCTTCAGGTCCGGAGCGGAAGGCTGGTCGGGCAGGACCTGTTTACGCTGGCCGGGGCGGCCGGACGGAGCGACAACGAAGTGACCGCCGGTTTCCTTAAGCAATATTACAGCGGCGTGGCGACGTCGATACCGCGCGAGGTGATCCTCCCGGCGGATCCGGGGGATGAGGGCGCGGTCTTAACCGCTTACCTCAGGGGAAAGGCAGGAAAAACCGTCGTCCTTACCGTTCCACGCCGCGGCAGAAAAAAGGAGCTTCTTGAACTCGCGCGCAAGAACGCGGCGCTGGGACTGGAAGAAAAGGACCCGCAGGAGCTGCCGAAAGAGGACGCCCTCATAGGGCTGGTAAAATTCCTCGGGCTTAAAGAGCTGCCGCGGCGTATCGAGGGTTACGACGCCTCCTGTCTCCAAGGGACGGCGCCGGTGGCGGTGATGGTGGTTTTTCAGGACGGAAAACCGCAGAAAAACGGGTACAGACGTTTTGCGGCGGGACCTACGGGCAAACCGGACGATTACGGTGTTTTACGGGAAGCGCTGAAACGGCGTCTTGACCGGGCAAGGGAGGAACAGAGCGCCGTTGAGGAAGGTATTCTGTCTCAAAAGTCGGCCAAGTTCCTGCCGCTTCCGGACCTGTTGCTGGTTGACGGAGGCGCCGGCCAGGCCGCGGTGGCTCAGGAGGTGCTGTTGAGTTTCGACTTTACAGGGATCCCTGTGCTGGGGCTGGCCAAGGAAAACGAATGGCTTTACCGGCCCGGCCGGGCGGCGCCCATCATGATTCCCCGGGACAGCGCCGCTTTGATGCTTCTGCAGCGGGTGCGGGACGAAGCCCACAGGTTTGCGATTGGTTACCACCGCAAGCGCAGAGGAAGGAGTCTAAGGTCCGTCCTCGAAGAGATTGAAGGTATCGGACCGGTGCGGCGCCGCGAGCTTCTGCGCTTGTTCCCTTCGCTTGAAGCGCTTAAGACGGCGGATACGGACGCGCTCTGTAAGGTTCCGGGAATGAACCGGCGCGCCGCTGACGCGGTTAAACGCTACTTTCAAGATGCGGTGCAGGACGGAGTCAAGGAAAAAAACTAG
- a CDS encoding bifunctional phosphoglucose/phosphomannose isomerase, whose product MDLNDAAKLKALDSVGMHSALADLGAQCTRAYAAGQKAPMRTVDDVRAVLVTGLGGSAIGGDLLRVYCQERLGVPVQVNRDYTLPAFADSKTLVFAVSYSGNTEETLSAYHRAREKGSPVVVLTSGGKLRELADGDNVPVVQIPAGLQPRAATGYLFLPMLAILERMGLFEGVGAEVDELGREMKRHAAVYGIETPADKNPAKRLAQKFKEHIPVIWGASGSTEVVAQRWKGQINENAKAPAYWNVFPELNHNEIVGFENPADLLKKLWVVMLKDKGDHPRVGYRMEVTSRVIADRIAGITEVVSTGSGMLARLYSLIYMGDWTSFYLAVLYGIDPGPVKVIDYLKGELAKR is encoded by the coding sequence GTGGATCTTAATGACGCTGCGAAGTTAAAGGCTCTGGATTCGGTGGGAATGCACTCCGCGCTGGCGGATCTGGGCGCTCAGTGCACCCGGGCGTATGCCGCGGGGCAGAAGGCCCCCATGCGGACGGTAGACGACGTGCGGGCGGTGTTGGTGACGGGATTGGGGGGGTCCGCCATCGGCGGCGATCTTCTACGAGTTTACTGCCAGGAACGCCTCGGGGTGCCGGTTCAGGTGAACCGGGACTATACCCTGCCGGCGTTTGCGGACAGCAAAACACTGGTTTTTGCGGTAAGCTATTCGGGGAACACCGAAGAGACTTTAAGCGCTTACCACCGCGCCCGGGAAAAAGGGTCCCCGGTCGTCGTGTTAACCTCAGGCGGGAAGCTGCGGGAGCTTGCGGACGGGGATAACGTACCTGTCGTACAGATACCCGCCGGGTTGCAACCGCGGGCGGCGACGGGTTATCTATTCCTCCCGATGCTTGCGATCCTTGAACGGATGGGTCTCTTTGAGGGCGTTGGGGCGGAAGTGGATGAACTGGGGCGGGAAATGAAAAGGCATGCCGCCGTGTACGGTATAGAAACGCCAGCCGATAAGAACCCGGCCAAACGGCTCGCGCAGAAGTTTAAGGAACACATTCCGGTTATCTGGGGGGCCAGCGGCAGCACCGAGGTTGTGGCCCAGCGCTGGAAGGGGCAGATTAACGAAAACGCAAAGGCACCGGCCTACTGGAATGTTTTTCCGGAGCTTAACCACAACGAGATCGTGGGTTTTGAAAATCCCGCGGATTTGCTTAAGAAACTCTGGGTCGTTATGTTAAAGGATAAGGGTGATCACCCCCGTGTAGGCTATCGAATGGAAGTCACCAGCCGGGTTATAGCGGATAGGATCGCCGGTATTACCGAGGTAGTATCCACCGGAAGCGGTATGCTTGCCCGTCTCTATTCTCTTATTTACATGGGTGACTGGACGAGTTTCTACCTCGCGGTGCTTTATGGCATTGACCCCGGACCGGTTAAGGTTATAGACTACTTAAAAGGGGAACTGGCCAAGCGGTGA